Part of the Zingiber officinale cultivar Zhangliang chromosome 6A, Zo_v1.1, whole genome shotgun sequence genome, AGATGAAAGTGCTTTTGAAAGGATATCCGTGTTTGCCTCTTCTAAGTGCAACTTACCCTCCCGTTTTTGTTGCACATAATCATCCTAtcatgcaaaagaaaacaaaataattacTGGTACAAAATTAATTACTGGTAAATAACTCCCTATTAAGTACTAACACTAATATGGATATACAAAAGCAGATGCAGAAATCATCTATTAAGAAACGATTTTGATGCAGAAATCATCAATTAATAACTCCCTATTAAGAAAACAAAATGATTTTGATGCAGATGCAGATGCAGATGCAGAAGCATATGAAACGATTTTAATGCAGATGCAGATTTTGATCAAGAAGCATATGCAGATTTGGAtgcagattttgatttttttctgcAATGCTGTAGTGTACATAAATGTAACATTATATTATTGTTGCGACAATAAAGGACAGAGGCATAATAAAAACCATAAAGGAATAATAGATTTAGTAGGAAAGACGCATAATGAGCTTGCTTACAATCTTTTCTATTGCCATTTTCAAATCATCGCCTTCAAATTGCCCCTTCTTATTCATCCGTCCTTTCTTCCAAATAATCGCTCAATTAATCTCttcatcatcacataattcatctCCCTACAATCAAAATGTATAATATATACAACTTTATAAATCACATTAATAGATTTAGTAAGAATAAAATATAGGCAGATTCTAGATCATATTTACCGAATTAAGcataaatacttactatttcatCAGCAAAACGAGCATAACCTTTACGGGCAAGCCGATGTGGGTATACATTctgctttcttctcttcttttgctCATCACTTACTTTCTAGTTAATTGAACATTCCTCATATATACCAGCTTTAAAACTAAAACAGTGGCTTGTGATCAACTCAATTGAAAATAGCAAATTATAATCCTTACCTTGAAGTCGTCCGACATGCGACTGATTACAAACGCACTCCAATCATCTCGTGTAATACCATACCCAATTGGTGGTTCTTTCAACTCTTCCGGTTTAGCAAGCTTGCTAAAAATAAACTTATGAGTGAGGAGAGCTTTATATTGCCGCCACTTACTATTTGCCGAATTCAAACACCCCTTTTTCCATCTGGGGTCAACATTGTAACTcaactataaaaaatattaacCCATTACATTAAATAGATCATAAACATATATAaggtaattaaaattttcaaaagaaatttaacttacattaactgattcccatattaaATCCTTAACGCCACTTGGAACTTGCTTCCATGACTTGTAACTTATCCTAACCTTTTCCCGAGCGAGAATGCCGATATAACTTTGCATTTCACTAGCAAAGTCTCCTATTGGCTGtccaaatttattgaattttatatcCTTTCTAATTCCGTGGGCCCTTTGCCTAACCAGCTTATCCAAACGAGTGCGACCTCTTGAAGTTCTTGTTGTTTCGGTCTCTTGAGATTCCATTACTGTACCAGAATTTCCAGAATTTCCAGAATTTGCAGAATTTGCCATATTACCTTCTTTGGTTCCTACAATATTTCCATCTACCTGAATTCCCTTTCTTGTACTATTTTTTCCACGAGATGTCATAGTTTCCACAAAGCAATGAAGAGATGCAATTCCAGAATCTTGTTAAGTTCTTCAATGATGCAATTCCTGCATTATGCATTGACAACTTGTTAGCCATTCATAAAATTACACTATGCACTGCATTGGTAAATAAAGTACAGTAGTTTTCCATTTGCATCATacatcaatgtcattcaaaatgctACTCATACAAGaaccataataaaaaaaaaaggaacatgTTCCATCACTTATTTATTGAtaacccaagtcccatcacaatcttcacggCTACATGGTGGTTCTTTCTCATCTATTCCATCAACATCCATTGATAGAAACCCTCTTGTAAAACATTGGTAGTGGATTACATCATTTTCCAACTCATCATCATTTATATATTCAATGTTCTCCATAGTAggtgttgcaagtacaacatGCCATGTAGGCTCTtgaggatcttcaatgtaaaatacttgctttgcttgactGGCCAATATAAAAGGgtcagatttgaatccaattcTCTTGAGATTTACCATCTtgaaaccaagatcatcaaatttaataccattattattctcaacccaattacatttaaacattggaactTGAAACTTTTGATAATCAAGTTCCCATATTTCTTGAATGACTCCATAAAAAATCATGTCTGAGACAACTGGATTTTTGTCCTTTGAactagcaacttgcattgtctttgcgattaagcttactccggagttttgaacaactcgtataTCATCACGCTCTTTTGTATGATAAGTAACcacatcaatcaaataactagaataCTTTAACACTTGATTGCTAGGTCCGCGCGCTATCCACTTCAATCTTTCTGATATTTGACTAGTGGAATGGCAAACTGCACTTGCAACCTATATTTCACAATGTGATAAAATttgaacttagctttgaaaaaacCTATATTTCAAAACTTATGAAACTTACACGATCACGTAACCAGTTAATAAATGatcggttatgctcatcttgtagccacctTTTGGACTTAGCCTTATGAGGAAATTTTGCATTCAAAAATGTCATGTGCTCCATGATGAAATGATTAGGGATAAGTTAACCATTTGAATATAAGAAAAGTTCAAGAAAGTATTAATAAGTTAGagaaattactcgatataaggatcaacATCATCATCATTTTCTAATACACAACGATGTGCTTGATGCAACTCATCATGACTAGGGGAGTGAATTACTGAACCAGATAGAGGCTTTATGAGTTGTACTCTTCGATgccttgatgggatcccaattgtatgcacactagacaagtagtctgagcaaaattccacagcctcttcagcaatataacttt contains:
- the LOC121994936 gene encoding uncharacterized protein LOC121994936, with amino-acid sequence MANSANSGNSGNSGTVMESQETETTRTSRGRTRLDKLVRQRAHGIRKDIKFNKFGQPIGDFASEMQSYIGILAREKVRISYKSWKQVPSGVKDLIWESVNLSYNVDPRWKKGCLNSANSKWRQYKALLTHKFIFSKLAKPEELKEPPIGYGITRDDWSAFVISRMSDDFKKVSDEQKKRRKQNVYPHRLARKGYARFADEIGDELCDDEEIN